The nucleotide window CGGCCAGGTGCCGCAGCATCGTCGTTTTGCCGACTTGCCTGGCTCCCGTGACCAACAGCACCGGAAATTGTTCGGAAGCCGTTTTGATGAATCGTTCCAAATCGCGTCGGATATACATCGGCCACCCCCGCATCGTCCATAATGCAATCTGATTGCATATTAGACGATTCTTTTGTGCTTGTCAATAGCCTTCGGCCAAAATCAATTTTCTTCGCTTTACCCTGAAAACCTCCGCTCGCATCCATGCCCAGAATCCCAAATTCATTCACACTCGGATTTTTACGCTCTTCTCTTTATTTATTAGTTATCATGTTGACAATTTCTGATATCTATATTATCATTAATACGGAGGAGGAAAATGGAGAACAAAATCATTGCCGGGAATTTACTGCGTTTGCGCAAGGCTAAAAAACTATCCCAGCAGGAAGTGGCTGAAGCCGCCGGCATTTCCCGCGTCGGCTACCGCAAGATCGAAAACAGGGAATCCAAGCCCCGGGTAGATACCCTGAAAGCGATCGCCACCGCTCTCTCTGTGAACATCCGCGAACTTGTCTCCCCTGTCAGGGAATTGTCCCATGTCCGCTTCCGCTCGCAAAAGACCTTCAACAACCGTGAGCAGATCCTGGCCGAGATCGGCGAAAAGTTGGAAAATTATGCCGAATTGGAAAACGTGTTGAATATACAAAATGACAACAAGCTGGCCAGGCTTAAAACTTCTCCCAAAGGTAAAAGGGATCTGCAAGAGATCGCCATGCAAGTCCGGAAACTCTTTAATCTCAAAACCGATGAAACCATTGTCAATATTTGCGGTCTACTGGAAGCCAATGGCATCAAAGTTATTTCGGTACGGAAGTCTTCAACTAACTTTTTTGGACTATCCGTTTCCGCCCAGGACAGAGGTCCAGCTATTATTGTCAACACATGGGAGCGCATTCCGGTCGAGCGTTGGATTTTTACCGCGGCTCATGAACTAGGACATCTGGTGCTACACCTACCGGCATATGATGTCTGCCAAATAGACGAGAACAAAGAAGAAGAAAATGAAGCGAACCTTTTCGCTTCCTACTTCCTAATGCCTCAGGAACTGTTTCAAAGGGAGTGGCAAAACACCTATGGCCTGCCCCTATCCAAGCGAGTTTTAAAAATAAAGCGTATCTTCAAGGTTAGTTATAAAACCGTTCTGTACCGGCTGCATGAAAATATACCCGGAATCAATATATGGAAATTGTTCCAAAACGATTACCGACTACGATTCCATAAAACCTTATCCGCTAAAGAGGAACCGTACGCCCTGGAGGCGGCCGATTATTCAGGATCTGTGTCAGAA belongs to Candidatus Aminicenantes bacterium and includes:
- a CDS encoding ImmA/IrrE family metallo-endopeptidase → MENKIIAGNLLRLRKAKKLSQQEVAEAAGISRVGYRKIENRESKPRVDTLKAIATALSVNIRELVSPVRELSHVRFRSQKTFNNREQILAEIGEKLENYAELENVLNIQNDNKLARLKTSPKGKRDLQEIAMQVRKLFNLKTDETIVNICGLLEANGIKVISVRKSSTNFFGLSVSAQDRGPAIIVNTWERIPVERWIFTAAHELGHLVLHLPAYDVCQIDENKEEENEANLFASYFLMPQELFQREWQNTYGLPLSKRVLKIKRIFKVSYKTVLYRLHENIPGINIWKLFQNDYRLRFHKTLSAKEEPYALEAADYSGSVSE